CCCAGCCCCGGCGAAGGTTCAGTTACGCCTATGACTGTCATTTCGTCGTTGATCCCGATAGAGTTCATCCCCAATGATGTCCTGTCCTGTAGGATATTCAGACGCGTCATTGTAGGAATTGGTGAAGCCCAGCAGCTTGTCCACCTTCCAGGTTCCATAGATGAACTCCTCCGTCGCCAGATCCATATCCATTCGCCCGATAAAAGGTTCGGAGGTATTGCGCGGAATCAGCGCTTCCTCTGGCGCAGCGTCTTTTGGAGACGGAGTGATCGGGATGTGCTGTGCGTCTGTGGGATGTGTGGGTTGAGAAGCCTGACTGCATCCAGCCAGGCAGGCCGCCAATATCGATATTTTCAGTATCTTCCCTAATCTTGTTATCATGGTAAGCCTCCCGCCTGCTTCAGTTATTCAACCTTACCATCCGCTGGAAGTGAAGAATAAACAGACAGGTTACAATACCGGAACGAACGATTCATCAGCCGTTCTGTATAGATAGAAACTTCGTCAGATCCTTCTCCAGCTGCACAACCTCCTGATTCGCAGCATTCGCATAATCCGGCAGCAGCATATCCTTAACCATGTTTGTGCGCAACCAGGCAATGAAGAGAACATCCAACAGGAGGCTTGGGAGTTTGGGGACTATTTTAAAGACGGGCGGGTCAACAGCAACACCGGCTTTGCGGATTGCCTTTAGATATGCTTTTAAAGTAACTGTTATTTGGCGAGCCGTCTTTTTGGTTCCGGGTGTTACTGGGTCAACCGTCTGATTGCCGCCATACAAACTGCCCAGCAAGGCAATGTCTGATACAGAATGGGTGATTAGATATGCCTGCATATCCTTTTTTATAACGTAGGGAAGCTTGGCGGTTTGAAATACTTGTACGAGCTTTAAGATGCGCTGCGTCACTGCGCCATTCATTTCTCCAAATGAGGTAGCCACTACAAACTTGGGCATGAACCGGGCGTACAGGACCCCATCTTTGATCTGTCCGCCGAAGCCGGGAAAAGCCGGTAACAGCCGATCCCCAACAATACCCCGCCAAGAAGAAAATCCAATGGGGCTATTGGTCATCGTAACGATATTCGGGCTTTGATTATCTTTTAGCGCTAACAACGCGGATTCGGCACGATCATAACGGACGGTAACGAAAATAAAATCGTATATATCGTCATCTTCGAGCACATCCATGACCTTCACCGGAACCATTCTAACTGTACCTTTGTCATTATATTGCAGGCCTTTTTCTTGTAAAAGTCTGAATCTGTCCGCACGTGCAAACAGACTAACGTCATATCCTGCTTCCATAAGCTTGATTGCGTATATGCTCCCGATGACACCTGCGCCGAAAATTAAAATTCTCTCTTGCTTTGCTGCCATTTCAATTCCCCCTGGCTACTCGTATTCCTTTGAATCATCCAACATCGTGTTGCATGATATGATCATAAGGCTTTAGAATTCCCTGATCAATCATCAATGTCTTGCGATGTGTCGGATGATTGGGCTTACAATGTACTGTTGACGAAAATTATTTTCAACATTAAGATCTATCTATGACAATAATTTTCAACTTGGCTGACCCAGGAGGAAAGAACAGATGACGACAACACCAGAACCAAATATCAGCGTAACCAACAGGCCGGGCAGAGAACAGCTCGAACAGATTTATGATATTTTAGATGAATGTTTTGCCGTAGGCCGGGGGTATTTCCAGGAAAGATTAGACCTCGACAGCTCCTATGACCCGGATACCACATGGTTTGCGACGGTCGGCGGCAAAGTCGCTGCCAATGTTCAAATCTTTCCCCTCTCCATCCGAGTCGGCCAAGCGGTCCTGCAGACGGGTGCCATGGGCAGCGTCGCTGCAGCTCCCCATTATCGCGGCATGGGGCTGACACACAAAATTCTTGCTGCACAAACAGACTACATGAGAGAAGCCGATTATGATATAAGTGTACTTCTGGCCAGCAAGCATGCATTTTATGAGAAGGCCGGCTGGAGACTGATTCCTGAGACTGCTTATGCTGTTGACAATCAGGCGCGAGGCGGGCAGCCGGACGGTTACGAGGTTATACCTTTTGAGCCCCGTTATCTTGATGATATCCGTGTTATTTATGAACAATTCAATCAGAACCGCACTTATACTGTAGTTCGTAATAAAACCTACTGGAAGGATATGATCCGGTGGCCGGAATGGAAGAAGTCGGACTGTCTGCTGCTTCAGCATCATCATAAAATTGTCGCTTATGGCATTATAGAAAAAAAGGACACCGAACAGGTATTTATCAACGAACTCATCTATCTGGATGAGGCAGCGGACGGTGTGGAATACTTATTTCATGAATTATGCCGTCTCCGGCCGAAGGCCAAGCACATCATGGCGATGCTTCCTGAGGATCACAAGCTATATTCCTATTATCAGCAGCATCAGGCAGAGCCCGTCCCCATCCATATGGCAATGTGGAAAATGATCAACCTGTACTCTACCTTCCACAAGCTTCAGCCTGAATTGGAGCAGCGACTTAACGGCAATGACCTGATGGCAGAACAGGAGCTGTTCATAGCACTGCAATGCGGGGAGGATCGGGTCTACCTCGACTACCGCCAGAAGCGGCTTTCCGTTTCCCAGAGCAGTCAGGCCGGGTCCCGGATATCCGTAGAAGTGGATGAGCGGGAGCTGATCTCTTATATCATCTTCGGCTATAATGCGGAAGGCGCAGCTGAAGCAGGAGCCCCTGCCCGACATGCTGATATCCTGCAGGCCCTGTTCCCGAAGCAACAGGCCGTGTTTTATTTAACCGACAAGTTTTAAAAGGGTGTGCCGCAAGTCCGCAACTGTCGGACTTATGGCACACCCATCTTTTTTAATTCACAGCATTACCCGTTACTCATTTTTGCTTTTCCGAGCAGTACAGCACCATAGGCAGCATTATGAACAGGCATAATCAGCCTGGTCTGCGGGTAGCTGCGGGCAAGCTTCCGCTCTAAGGCCTCACTTACAAAACGGGATTTCTGCAGCACACTTCCGGCAATTGCAATCTTGCTCTCATATAATTTCAGCCGCTCAATAACAGGCACCACAAGCTCAAACAGACGGGCTGCACATTGCTCCGCCAGTTTTAGTGCCCGGGCGTCCCCGAGCCCGCATGCTGCCGTCATCACCGGTGCGAGCGCTGCAATATCTTTTTTCGTTGTGTTTTTGCCGTAGACCAAACCTATCACCTCTTGCACCGTACCAAGTCCAAGCTGCTTATAGACCAGCTCCGGAATCATCGTATCCGCTGTTCTTCCGTCCTCTGCCTGAACCAGAATGGACAAGAGCTCACGCCCGATAGAATAGCCGCTTCCCTCATCATCGATCAGATGGCCAAAGCCTCCTGTGCGGTGCCGCTCTCCCTTTTCATTCACCCCGAAGCAAATGGAGCCTGTTCCGGCAATGAGAATAATACCCTGCATCGCATTCTGGGCTCCATATAATGCGGTTTCCTGATCACCGGTAATCGTGAGAGGACCTTTATAACCGTTATCTCTCACCTGCTTCTCCAAAAAATCGGCTACTGCCGGATTGCTTACGCCTGCCGCTCCTATACATACATGAATCACTTCCGCAAGGCTTGTGCAGCAGGACCTGATCTGATTAAACATCTCCCTGAAAGCGGCAGCAATAGCCTCTACATCACCGCCATTATAATTAATAGGCCCTACGGTAAAGGATAATACAGGCTCTTCCTGATCATCAGGAGTAACAATGACCGCAGTCTTGGTGCCGCCTCCGTCAATGCCAACAATAAATGCCATACTCATGTCCCCCCTATAGCTGAATCGTAATTCTGGCAGCAGGTGTGACCTCACCATTCAGGATGGGAATAAGGGACTTGAACGCATCCGGCGTATATTCAAAGGCTGCAAGGCCGCAAAACGCGCCTTCGATTAAAGCTAAATCATAAGGCCGGCCGAGTGTAATTGCCGTTACTTTACAGCCTGCTGCCACAAGCTTCTGCACAAGCGCAAGCTGGCCTGTATTTTCACGCGCATTAAACAGCCCTATAACAACATGCTTGTACCCTTCGGCCTTTTGCAGCACTGCGTGAATCTGCTCCTCGTCCGGATCAATGCTGATCAGCTCATACGCTGCAGCAAAATGCTCACCCATATACCGGGGGAAGCTAAGCTCCTGATTCACACTGCTGGAGGCCTGGTCGGTCCGGTAGGCATAAGAGCCTATAAACAAGATTTGGCCATCACCTGTCTGAACAGGCTCGATTTCACCTTTAATCAGACAGATCGTTTCCGTACGCATCAGCTCGTTCGCCCGGCGGTGAACCTCGCAGCCCACGATCCCGTAATCCGGTTCCCCAACATGCGCATAGCGGGCTTTGTAGGCCAGAATTTTGGCAACAGCGGTATTAATAACCGCTTCATCCAAATCACCGGCCGCCACAGCTTCTTCTATTAAATGTACCGCTTCTTTAACGGTTGCAGGCGTGTGACTTATGAACACCAGATCAATCCCTGCTTTAATGGCTTCAAGTGCACCTTTTGCCGTCCCGTAATAGCGTTTAATCGCATCCATTTCCAGACAATCAGATACTACCAGCCCCTTAAAGCCCAATTTCTCTTTGAGCAGCCCTGTAATAATCGTATAAGACATCGTTCCCGGCACGCCGGACGTTTCAATTTGCGGGAATAAAATATGTGCACTCATGATGGCCTCGGCACCCTGCCCAATGGCCGCCTTAAATGGCAGCAGTTCAAGCTGCTCTAGCTCCTCCAACGTTTTGTTAATTACAGGCAAGCCAATGTGTGAATCGACATCGGTATCCCCATGGCCGGGAAAATGCTTCAGCGAGGACATAACGCCGCCGTCGAGCAAGCCCTTCATCATCTGAAGCCCGTACTGCGATACCGTCTCAACAGAATCCCCGTAGGAGCGGACGTTAATCACCGGATTGAGCGGATTACTGTTAACATCCATCACGGGCGCAAGATTGAAATTAATGCCTAATGCTTGTAGCTCCCGGGCCGTTATTCTGCCTGCGGCATAAGCATTTTCAGGGCGTCCTGAAGAGGCAATGGCCATAGCTCCGGCTAC
The window above is part of the Paenibacillus sp. FSL H8-0048 genome. Proteins encoded here:
- a CDS encoding N-acetylglucosamine kinase; its protein translation is MAFIVGIDGGGTKTAVIVTPDDQEEPVLSFTVGPINYNGGDVEAIAAAFREMFNQIRSCCTSLAEVIHVCIGAAGVSNPAVADFLEKQVRDNGYKGPLTITGDQETALYGAQNAMQGIILIAGTGSICFGVNEKGERHRTGGFGHLIDDEGSGYSIGRELLSILVQAEDGRTADTMIPELVYKQLGLGTVQEVIGLVYGKNTTKKDIAALAPVMTAACGLGDARALKLAEQCAARLFELVVPVIERLKLYESKIAIAGSVLQKSRFVSEALERKLARSYPQTRLIMPVHNAAYGAVLLGKAKMSNG
- a CDS encoding GNAT family N-acetyltransferase; the encoded protein is MTTTPEPNISVTNRPGREQLEQIYDILDECFAVGRGYFQERLDLDSSYDPDTTWFATVGGKVAANVQIFPLSIRVGQAVLQTGAMGSVAAAPHYRGMGLTHKILAAQTDYMREADYDISVLLASKHAFYEKAGWRLIPETAYAVDNQARGGQPDGYEVIPFEPRYLDDIRVIYEQFNQNRTYTVVRNKTYWKDMIRWPEWKKSDCLLLQHHHKIVAYGIIEKKDTEQVFINELIYLDEAADGVEYLFHELCRLRPKAKHIMAMLPEDHKLYSYYQQHQAEPVPIHMAMWKMINLYSTFHKLQPELEQRLNGNDLMAEQELFIALQCGEDRVYLDYRQKRLSVSQSSQAGSRISVEVDERELISYIIFGYNAEGAAEAGAPARHADILQALFPKQQAVFYLTDKF
- a CDS encoding glycoside hydrolase family 3 protein; its protein translation is MSLREKIGQMFVTGFPSTEMSPELKEVIEQYKVGNIILFSHNISNKYQLGGLVTELQQWFTTHTGIPGFITIDQEGGRVTRMPKDATNVAGAMAIASSGRPENAYAAGRITARELQALGINFNLAPVMDVNSNPLNPVINVRSYGDSVETVSQYGLQMMKGLLDGGVMSSLKHFPGHGDTDVDSHIGLPVINKTLEELEQLELLPFKAAIGQGAEAIMSAHILFPQIETSGVPGTMSYTIITGLLKEKLGFKGLVVSDCLEMDAIKRYYGTAKGALEAIKAGIDLVFISHTPATVKEAVHLIEEAVAAGDLDEAVINTAVAKILAYKARYAHVGEPDYGIVGCEVHRRANELMRTETICLIKGEIEPVQTGDGQILFIGSYAYRTDQASSSVNQELSFPRYMGEHFAAAYELISIDPDEEQIHAVLQKAEGYKHVVIGLFNARENTGQLALVQKLVAAGCKVTAITLGRPYDLALIEGAFCGLAAFEYTPDAFKSLIPILNGEVTPAARITIQL
- a CDS encoding ketopantoate reductase family protein; this translates as MAAKQERILIFGAGVIGSIYAIKLMEAGYDVSLFARADRFRLLQEKGLQYNDKGTVRMVPVKVMDVLEDDDIYDFIFVTVRYDRAESALLALKDNQSPNIVTMTNSPIGFSSWRGIVGDRLLPAFPGFGGQIKDGVLYARFMPKFVVATSFGEMNGAVTQRILKLVQVFQTAKLPYVIKKDMQAYLITHSVSDIALLGSLYGGNQTVDPVTPGTKKTARQITVTLKAYLKAIRKAGVAVDPPVFKIVPKLPSLLLDVLFIAWLRTNMVKDMLLPDYANAANQEVVQLEKDLTKFLSIQNG